GACACTGGATCCAAGGGTTAACTACAGGTCGGATCTTGTGTAATCGGGTTGGGGTAGATCCGTAAAGTCCTCTACTCTATGCTCACCATCAGACTCCTGGCTGGGCCCTCTGCTGCCCCCGCTGGACAGATGGTGAATTGCAGAAGCTGCGTAATCACTGCGGACCAGCTGGTGCTGATGTTTCTTCATAATTCATCACATCTCACTCATCTCAACTCTATAGTGTTTTCCTCTCCTTCATCTGATCTGAAAACACGGGACAGGTGAAAAGAGCATGGCAGTTGCGCAAGCCTACTGGTAAACGTTACATATAcctttctacactgaacaaaaatataaacacaacatgcaacaatttcaaagattttactgagttacagttcatgtagtGTAAGGATAtctgtcaattaaaataaattcaataggccctaatctatggatttcacatgactgggaatacagatatccatctgttggtcacagataccttgcaAAAAAGATatgggcatggatcagaaaaccagtcagtatctggtgtgtccaccatttgcttcatgcagccTGACacgtctccttcacatagagttgatcaggctgttgattgtggcctgtggaatgttgtcccactcctccaatggctgtgagatgttactggatattagcgggaactggaacacgctgtcctacacgtcaatccagagcctcccaaacatgctcaatgggtgtcatgctcaatgggtgtcatggtgagtatgcaggccatggaagaactgggacattttcagcttccaggaattggaAGGGGGATAAATGGACGACACTGGGGCTCAGAATCtcttcacggtatctctgtgcattcaaattgccatcgataaaatgcagttgtgttcattatccatagcttatgcctaccTAGTCCATAagcccactgccaccatgggtcACAacgttcacaacgttgacatcagcaaacaacTCGCCCCCACGACGCCACACTGTCTGCAGTTGAAAACGGCACCCTGGAGAAATGCAAACTTCTCCAgggtgccagtggccatcaaaggtgagcatttgcccactgaagtcagttacgacgccgaactgcagtcaggtcaagacccaggTGAAGACGCCGAGCAAGTAGATGAGCTTCCCTTACACGGTTTCTGACAGTTagtgcagaaattatttggtagTGCAAACGCACAGTTTCAAcagctgtccggatggctggtctgagacgatcctgcaggtaaagaagccggtttgtggaggtactgggctggcatggttacaggGGTGGAGCTTAGCTACCTTACAATAGGGtattggaggagagggaggggtggagcttACCTACTGTACAATAGGGTATTGGAGGAGCGGGAGGGGTGGAGCTTAGCTACTGTACAATAAGGtattggaggagggggaggggtggaggtTACCTACTGTACAATAGGGTATTGGAGGAGCGGGAGGGGTGGAGCTTAGCTACTGTACAATAGGGTATTGGAGGAGCGGGAGGGGTGGAGCTTAGCTACTGTACAATAGGGtattggaggagagggaggggtggagcttAGCTACTGTACAATAGGGtattggaggagagggaggggtggagcttAGCTACTGTACAATAGGGTATTGGAGGAGCGGGAGGGGTGGAGCTTAGCTACTGTACAATAGGGtattggaggagagggaggggtggagcttAGCTACTGTACAATAGGGtattggaggagagggaggggtggagcttAGCTACTGTACAATAGGGtattggaggagagggaggggtggagcttAGCTACTGTACAATAGGGtattggaggagagggaggggtggagcttAGCTACTGTACAATAGGGTATTGGAGGAGCGGGAGGGGTGGAGCTTACCTACTGTACAATAGGGtattggaggagggggaggggtggagcTTAGCTACTGTACAATAGGGTATTGGAGGAGCGGGAGGGGTGGAGCTTAGCTACTGTACAATAGGGtattggaggagagggaggggtggagcttAGCTACTGTACAATAGGGtattggaggagggggaggggtggagcTTAGCTACCTTACAATAGGGtattggaggagagggaggggtggagcttAGCTACTGTACAATAGGGTATTGGAGGAGCGGGAGGGGTGGAGCTTAGCTACTGTACAATAGGGTATTGGAGGAGCGGGAGGGGTGGAGCTTAGCTACTGTACAATAGGGTATTGGAGGAGCGGGAGGGGTGGAGCTTAGCTACTGTACAATAAGGTATTGGAGGAGCGGGAGGGGTGGAGCTTACCTACTGTACAATAGGGtattggaggagggggaggggtggagcTTAGCTACTGTACAATAGGGTATTGGAGGAGCGGGAGGGGTGGAGCTTAGCTACTGTACAATAGGGTATTGGAGGAGTGGGAGGGGTGGAGCTTAGCTACTGTACAATAGGGTATTGGAGGAGCGGGAGGGGTGGAGCTTAGCTACTGTACAATAGGGTATTGGAGGAGCGGGAGGGGTGGAGCTTAGCTACTGTACAATAAGGTATTGGAGGAGCGGGAGGGGTGGAGCTTACCTACTGTACAATAGGGtattggaggagggggaggggtggagcTTAGCTACTGTACAATAGGGTATTGGAGGAGCGGGAGGGGTGGAGCTTAGCTACTGTACAATAGGGTATTGGAGGAGTGGGAGGGGTGGAGCTTAGCTACTGTACAATAGGGTATTGGAGGAGCGGGAGGGGTGGAGCTTAGCTACTGTACAATAGGGTATTGGAGGAGCGGGAGGGGTGGAGCTTAGCTACTGTACAATAAGGTATTGGAGGAGTGGGAGGGGTGGAGCTTACCTACTGTACAATAGGGTATTGGAGGAGCGGGAGGGGTGGAGCTTAGCTACTGTACAATAGGGTATTGGAGGAGTGGGAGGGGTGGAGCTTAGCTACTGTACAATAGGGTATTGGAGGAGTGGGAGGGGTGGAGCTTAGCTACTGTACAATAGGGtattggaggagggggaggggtggagcTTAGCTACTGTACAATAGGGTATTGGAGGAGCGGGAGGGGTGGAGCTTAGCTACTGTACAATAGGGTATTGGAGGAGCGGGAGGGGTGGAGCTTAGCTACTGTACAATAGGGTATTGGAGGAGCGGGAGGGGTGGAGCTTAGCTACTGTACAATAGGGTATTGGAGGAGCGGGAGGAATGTTTCTTATTATTGATCTTAACATGGATGGGTGTAACATGGATCTATGATAATAATGTTAACAGACTATTATGGTGTAGAACTCATTTTCCCACGGTCCCCTTCTGCAGTGATGTGGGGAGTGGTTGAATGAGGtaatttgtgtgtttgtgtgtgtgtgttcgtgcgtgtgtgtgcgtgtgtgcgagtGCTCTGGTTCATCCCAGAGCTAGCTGTCAGTAGCACACACAGTATCTCCGTTCTGCAGAACCAGACATGAGGAACAAGGATTATGGTAAAACCGTTGATGAGTGTTTTGATTTACCGGGACGTGTGAAGGCGGAGCTTGCTTTGTTACGGATTGAACCCCCTACCGACAGACAGAATGCACCGGGACCGCAACGGAACCGTCGCCCAGGCGCGGTGAGAGCTCGTGATTAGGCTATTTATCTCTGTACTGAGCGTCAGCTAGGCTGATTACGGAGCTAATACCACCGGTTAACGCGATCCATTCTGTGGATTAAATCATTACTGTTGTCGGTGAGAAACACACGGATGGATAGGATTAAGAATGAGAGTATAACCTTTAAGAAGTATTATATAATAATCGATATGAGAAGGCCTGGGTGCCAGAGAGATTCTAGttgaaaacagacagagagaattttagaaaatacataaataaatgtgTTTTAACTGAGAGCCCAGCGACAGATTATGATTATTAATATTACTAATATGATTAATATGATTAATTAACTGGCTAATGTAATGTTATTGGTAAACAGGCTAAATTAAGGTTAGGCCTTTTTGAATACAGGTTAATTTACCCCACTAGGTCTGTAACAAGGAAGGACTTGAATAAGGCCtgttgttacattatagcctGCCTGTTACTGTAGTCATATAGGCCtgttgttacattatagcctGCCTGTTACTGTAGTCATATAGGCCTACTGAATAATTGTAGCATGACTAATAGTGGATCACTTTATTTCACTGTTGGACTACAGAAATAACCAGTCAGTTAATTAGtaataatatgataataacataGTAACTGCTCGAGGCCTATGAATTTGTTTAATTTGAACCATTTGGCACCATTCTGTTGAAGGCGGTACCAGAAGGCATAGCTACCCATTGATACAATAACAGATCAGATATCCCAGTCAGATCAATACCTGATCAATACACAGGAAACAGCATCCAGTAAGGAGAAAGATATATGATATAATTGTAGATATTAATCTATAGTATATAGTAATAGATAACTCATAGTCCTGATGTCTAAGGTAAAGAGTAGTGAGACGGTGAAGGTAGTAATCCGCTGTCGCCCGTTAAACCGGAAAGAGGAGGCGGCAGCGGCTGGTGTTACCCGGACACCGGGAGGAGTGGGCGGGATCGTAGAAATGGACATGCGTCTGGGTCAGGTGGTCTTACGGAACCCTCGTGGTCCGCCCGGCGAGCCGCGTAAGACGTTTACATTTGACTCTGTGTACGACCCCTCGTCTAAACAGCGTGATCTTTATGATGAGACGGTGCGGCCGCTGATCGATTCCGTCCTAGACGGGTTTAACGGAACCATCTTCGCCTACGGCCAGACGGGTACCGGGAAGACCTACACCATGCAGGGGGTGTGGCTAGAGCCAGAGAAGCGGGGCGTCATCCCCAACGCCTTCGATCACGTCTTCACCCAGATCTCCCGCTCCGCCGCCGACCGCCAGTACCTGGTCAGAGCCTCTTACCTGGAGATCTACCGAGAGGAGATCAGGGATCTACTGGATCCCAACGTGCACGCCCCTCATGTCCCCAATGTGCACACTCACACCCAACGCACCctggagctgagagagagcccGGAGAGCGGGGTGTATGTGCGTGACCTGACGTCGTGCGTGTGTAAGAGCGTGAAGGAGATACAGGAGCTGATGAACGTAGGGAACCAGGTGCGCTCGGTGGGAGCGACAGACATGAACGAACACTCTTCCCGTTCCCACACCCTGTTCCTCATCACGGTGGAGTGTTCCCTGCCGGGGCCGGACGGACGGCAGCACATCAGGGTAGGCCGGCTCAACCTGGTTGACCTGGCGGGCAGCGAGCGGCAGGCCAAGACGGGCGTCCACGGAGAACGCCTGAAAGAGGCCGCCAAGATCAACCTGTCTCTGTCGGCGCTAGGCAACGTGATCTCAGCTCTGGCAGACGGGCGTAGCGGCCACGTTCCGTACCGGGACTCCAAACTGACCCGGTTATTACAGGACTCTCTGGGAGGCAACGCCAAGACGGTGATGGTGGCTACACTAGGCCCCGCCCCCCAACACTACGAGGAGACCCTCACCACGCTCCGCTACGCTAACAGAGCTAAGAACATCCAGAACCAACCAAGAGTTAACGAAGACCCTAAAGACGCCCTGCTCAGAGAGTTCCAGAAGGAGATCGCACGGCTCCGCGCACAGCTCAGCCACAGGGAAGGGAGGGGCAAACACaggaaggaggatggagaggagggctgggatggagagggggatgaggagggagaggaggaggtggagaaggagaggatgcTGCAGGAGGAGAGgctggaagaggagaaggaggccaTCAGAGAAGACGGATCACTATTGGCTGAGGAGAAGCAGAGGCTtctgggagagaaggagaggatgatGGGAGATCTGAGGAAGGAGCGGGACGCCACCGAGCAGCTGACTGCCAAGTACAAGgtaccgtacacacacacacacagtgttgagTCAGCGTAATCCCAGTGTGTCAGATTTAAGGCTGGTGGTTAATCTGATGATCTGGAGATTAGgtctatcactacaacactcccCACTACACCTTAATTACGACACGGTTTGTTCTGAACCTAACCTTAATTACGACACGGTTTGTTCTGAACCTAACCTTAATTACGACACGGTTTGTTCTGAACCTAACCCTAATTACGACACGGTTTGTTCTGAACCTAACCCTAATTACGACACGGTTTGTTCTGAACCTAACCCTAATTACGACACGGTTTGTTCTGAACCTAACCTTAATTACGACACGGTTTGTTCTGAACCTAACCCTAATTACGACACGGTTtgttctaaacctaaccctaattacGACACGGTTTGTTCTGAACCTAACCTTAATTACGACACGGTTTGTTCTGAACCTAACCCTAATTACGACACGGTTTGTTCTGAACCTAACCCTAATTACGACACGGTTtgttctaaacctaaccctaattacGACACGGTTTGTTCTGAACCTAACCTTAATTACGACACGGTTTGTTCTGAACCTAACCCTAATTACGACACGGTTTGTTCTGAACCTAACCCTAATTACGACACGGTTTGTTCTGAACCTAACCCTAATTACGACACGGTTTgttctaaacctaaccttaattaCGACACGGTTTGTTCTGAACCTAACCCTAATTACGACACGGTTtgttctaaacctaaccctaattacGACACGGTTTGTTCTGAACCTAACCTTAATTACGACACGGTTtgttctaaacctaaccctaattacGACACGGTTTGTTCTGAACCTAACCCTAATTACGACACGGTTTGTTCTGAACCTAACCTTAATTACGACACGGTTtgttctaaacctaaccctaattacGACACGGTTTGTTCTGAACCTAACCTTAATTACGACACGGTTtgttctaaacctaaccctaattacGACACGGTTTGTTCTGAACCTAACCCTAATTACGACACGGTTTGTTCTGAACCTAACCCTAATTACGACACGGTTTGTTCTGAACCTAACCCTAATTACGACACGGTTTGTTCTGAACCTAACCCTAATTACGACACGGTTTGTTCTGAACCTAACCTTAATTACGACACGGTTTgttctaaacctaaccttaattcgatccaagatggcgtagcagtcagacgtgtgtttgtcttgtcccgtcttgtCCCGTGTCAATAATTGTTTTCCTCATTTTTCCCCCCATATATATTTCATATATATTGTtatctcactttccatctacggactgaatatactctctTGCAACCctcctcacccaatgtggtgaggatctgctatttttatactttagaaccggaacacCCTTCAGAAGTTAGCCAGcaaactagctactagctagtagtcagttagccactgctagcggtcctcaccgttaactcggacatcagccagctaactagctactagctagtagtcagttagccactgctagcgttcttcaccgttaactcggacaccagctagcttcagctcggtcaatacctgccagtctgcacagcgcgatatcaacccagagcatatcggactgcttttctctaccacatctctggattcctactgcaagctctggaccattacaccggatcatctcTGGACCattccacctttccagaaataagtctctcaccattgccgcttgctatagacccccctcagcccccagctgtgccctggacaccatatgtgaattgattgccccccatctatcttcagagttcgtactgttaggtgacctaaactgggatatgcttaataACACCCCGGCCTTCCTACAATCtcagctagatgccctcaatctcacacaaattatcaaggaacctaccaggtacacccctaaatccgtaaccatgggcaccctcatagatatcatcctgaccaacttgccctccaaatacacctctgctgtcttcaaccaagatctcagagatcactgcctcattgcctgcgtccgtaatgtgtccgcggtcaaacgaccaaccctcatcactgtcaaatgctccctaaaacacttcagcgagcaggcctttctaatcgacctggcccgggtatcctggaaggatattgacctcatcccgtcagtagaggatgcctggttgctctttaaatgtgctttcctcaccatcttaaataagcccCATTTAAacaatgtagaactaagaacagatatagcccttggttcaccccagacttgactgccctcgaccaacacaaaaacatcctgtggtgttctgcattagcatcgaatgcaacttttcagggaagtcaggaaccaatatactcagtcagttacgAGAGcgaaggctagctttttcaaacagaaatttgcatcctgtagcactaatttcAACAGGTTTTGGGACACtttaaagtccatggagaataagagcacctcctcccactgcactgaggctcggatacattgtcaccaccgataaatctacgataatcgatcatttcaaaaaagcatttttctatggctggccatgctttccacctggctacccctaccccagccaacagctctgcaccccccacagcaacttgcccaagccccccccccc
The window above is part of the Salvelinus namaycush isolate Seneca unplaced genomic scaffold, SaNama_1.0 Scaffold1581, whole genome shotgun sequence genome. Proteins encoded here:
- the LOC120037131 gene encoding kinesin-like protein KIF3B, yielding MSKVKSSETVKVVIRCRPLNRKEEAAAAGVTRTPGGVGGIVEMDMRLGQVVLRNPRGPPGEPRKTFTFDSVYDPSSKQRDLYDETVRPLIDSVLDGFNGTIFAYGQTGTGKTYTMQGVWLEPEKRGVIPNAFDHVFTQISRSAADRQYLVRASYLEIYREEIRDLLDPNVHAPHVPNVHTHTQRTLELRESPESGVYVRDLTSCVCKSVKEIQELMNVGNQVRSVGATDMNEHSSRSHTLFLITVECSLPGPDGRQHIRVGRLNLVDLAGSERQAKTGVHGERLKEAAKINLSLSALGNVISALADGRSGHVPYRDSKLTRLLQDSLGGNAKTVMVATLGPAPQHYEETLTTLRYANRAKNIQNQPRVNEDPKDALLREFQKEIARLRAQLSHREGRGKHRKEDGEEGWDGEGDEEGEEEVEKERMLQEERLEEEKEAIREDGSLLAEEKQRLLGEKERMMGDLRKERDATEQLTAKYKHRYNKSAPPLPGSRPHPSREAGPIPPGKPAPSLPGSRPHPSREVGPTPPGKSAPPLQGSRPHTALITTLGIIDTAD